The nucleotide sequence GTTGAAAGGGTGCCATACGTTTTCCTTCCGGTGCAGGCCGGACAGATTATACATCCCGATGCGGAAATCAAATTCGAAGGTGAGTCGCTTGATCGATCGATGCCAGGAAGTGTCGTATTAGTAAAGATGTGCATGTGTTTATGTTTTGTGGGATAATGGACGAGCTTGTGCGTCGGTGATTTGCTGTCGTGAGTTATTTGAAAGTTTCGTGGCAAACGTATATAGTAATATGCTATAGATTTAAGTATAGCGAAAATCATTTGAGTTGGTATACAAATGACTGGTTTCACCTAGAAACTTCAACATCTTTGCAGACTTTAGTCGCTACGACATTTGCATACCATGaagtatttttgaaaatgtatatatatgagaaatatatttttatcgtatatgtttattatttcaaatattcatgaattaaataaacgattaaaaaagcatcaaaaaTTAAATCCTCCATTTCGCAGGCGTCGGATCCCCGATCTGCGTGATAACCGGAGTCCAGCAGGTGGGCATAAACGGTTGGACGGAGTTGCGGAACATCTCGAACGGAGAATTTCCTCTGAGGCTCTACCGGGACGAGGAGCGCACCTTTCTCCAGGCAAGTAAAATAGCGAGTGCATCGCATATAGTCTCCTTGATTTCGCCcgcgaaaaattgaaaaacacgAAATCGCGTACAAGCGGAGCAGCAACTGCGCATCATTTCCTTTCTATCTCGGCCGACTGTCTCACTTTCTTCTGATGCATGCGAGCTCGAGATGCTTCGATTAATTTCCGGATCGGATATCTTCTTTATAATATACGAGTGTCGCGGATTTTCGAGACCCGTATTTAGAGAGTAAACGAGACGTTAAAGCTTGCTGCTCGTGGAAGAAAATGGGTCATCGCAGGTCTCGATCGGAATAAGAGAGATATTTTTGCACAGCGATGCCTAAACATATGTTTGAAAAGTTTCTTTTATAAGAATGGCGAATTATATTAACCATAAAATCTTAATTATAGTTCTAGTTGAGAGAAAATTATAGATTTCGGAGCTTCTTAGCGGAGACCGCCATCAACAGCGTAAAATCGCGTCTAGTGTATAAAAGAGTGAAAAGCCTAGACTTCAGCTTAATTAGGCCGTTTTACGAGAACGTTAATTGTCGTCTTTTTCATCTCACGGCTTCTCGCACGCGTAATGCCACTATTCCTTTCGATGATTTATCCCGCGAGCTACGCGTAAACGCACAGTGCgatacgcgcgcggctcttctATTGTGCGTCGTTAAGTGTACTAGAGTAATTCGAAATAAATTGCTCGCATGTATGCGTGAAGCGCAATTCAAAAACGAAGCAAAACGCTTGTTTAACTGCGGCTTGAAATCACTTTAAATTCGAATTTAGCGCGCCGCTATACGCGCGTGCATATGGCAAAACTATTTTACGCACATAATGAGATAATGCGCTGCGCTCTACTGAAGTCTAAAGAATCGTTATTATCATTTTTGAATTTACGATTTTTCGCAGTAGTTTGCGCATCGCAAAGAAGCCTTTGAAGATCCTTATACTTCAATTGAGTTTTTGAGAAAACGGTATTTTGAACGCAAAGCCTATATCTTGCATATATTATCTCCAATGTCATTGCTATATTATGAAATGTGGTCCAaccaaaataataaaaaaagttagttaaaaataaagtacaatATATCATTGAAATGTTGCAGTGGGTCGGCGAAGCGCGACTCCGCGAGTCAGCGGAAGGTAAAATAGTAATCGTGAAGCTCGCCTGCAAAGATGCCTATCCAGCGGCTACGTTCCACGGAGTCTTCACCCCATGCATCACCTTCCGAGTCTCCGGCTCTCCATCAAGAAGCAGTGAGTTCGATCGATATAATAAGCCTCGTATATCTATAGTAACCGTTAATTCAGAAGTCGCGTACGTGTATCGTTAACGACTTTTTAATTTCCCTCAACTTCCATACCCGTTTGCTCGCACTGAGGGGCTAATTATCACTGCGGGACAGTTGCTATAAGGCTTTTCCGGTGAATCGAGAGAAGGGAATCGCTTATCTTTTGCAATAAATTACATTTGTTAAAAGTGGGCTACCGCAAGCGCTCCTGATTTACGTCGGCCAAGAGCTGTATCGACGATGGTAAATCTTTCGCGATGACGTATTTTGTCGCTTCATGCTATAGATGCGTTATACCCGGAATGTGCGGTTGAATGAAAAAGCCACTAAGACGCGTTGTAATGAGCCGAAGATGAATAGGTGTAAAGTGCCATAAATTACAATTGTGCTTTGTTCGTATGTAGACATTCTTGACGAATGATGTAAAGATATAACGAATTTATGTTTGTATAActgttatatttttacaaacacTGAATTTTATCTCCAGGCATAAAAGAGGTATCCTTCTCGTCGGACATACCGATTCAGCAGGGACTAACCAGCGCAGAGTACACGGCGATCGGAGTTTCGTCGGTGATTCTCGCGTTGATCTACGTGGCAACTATCTGCCTGTATCTGCACAGTCGGAAAAGTCGAAGGAAAGCTTCTGAGAACGACGAACCCGAGTCGGGACAACGCGGTTTCGACGTTGTTAACGTCTGTCCCAGTGACAACGAGGGTCAGGGACAGGTCAAGAGCAACCCACTGCTCTCGATTTCCAGACACTTCGAGAGCGACACGAACAGTGCCATCAGTGAAGCTGATCTGGCTGACAAGCTGCtgcagagcgagagcgagtccGACATTGAAAATGTAAGTTGCTATACACTATAATAtgagatcacttcaaaataaatataaaatcttaTTCTTAGAAAAGATGTTTTGATGGTTACAGAATTTATCGGTATTTAAGCTTCAGTATATACAGCTTGGATACAACACTATtacttatatgtatatttcatGAAGTTTAAACATACTAATAACTCCACTCTACGATTTAAGAAACGTTACAATGTTCATGATGTTGTTATGAGTAAAATATCTTTAGTACTTGACCAAATGAAGGGTCGAACAAACAATCACGCGAGATTCAACTTTGAAATCTTTGTAGCAGGTAACGTCAGCGATAATTCACCCTCACGAGGACTATTCTGAGCCTCACGAACAGAACTGCAACGCAGGACCAATAATAGGTGAGCGATTACCCGAAGAGGATGTCCGAGTTATCGAAACGACGGCAGACCATGGAGGTCAGCACAACATGCCGATTTTTCCCGGTACCCAGAGAAGAAAGCTCTACTTCAATCCTGCCTACTTCGAAAGGCAACTTCTTCTGGTACGAAAGCTTGTTTTATACACAATCTTCTAAAATTAGggtaaatgtataataaacCCATCGACTGGAACTTTTAGGCACCACCTCCAGCAGCGATCGAATTTCTTCTCAAGATCCGAGAAGTCATCTCGATCGCCAAGCACAAAATGGCTGCCAAACGCTTCGTTCCTACTCTCAATGGTAAACATATATTACATTCAATGGCAAATTAGACTAAAATCCAATCtaatcgagaaaaaaaatcgtacttCTGGCCTCACAGAGATCCCAGAGGAGACGTCCTCGGATCGGCAGAGTTCGGACGGTCGAGCCGGCAAATCTCACCGCAAGCGTGCGAACTCAGTGCAAAACCACTCGGCTCGCTCCCTTCGCTGCTCAGGCTGTCCCGGTTGTAGTCACGGCTCGTCCACACCGAGCCTACCGAATTCACGAGGTCTCACGGATAACGGCCCGACGATCGGGCCCATCAGCGGCGAGAGTCGTGTCCGAGCTTGGCTCGAGGACGTCAAGCTACTCGACACACGCTGGAAGAGTCTCGAAGAGGAGAGACTATTGTTGTCCAGAAAAGAGCAGCAGACTGCAGAGGTGGAAAGGGTTGTGAGGGACGTGGATGCTGAGAGCGCGAGGATGTCCACGAAATCGCTACCGCCGATATTCAGAGAGGTGAGCgactttattttttgattacCGATTTTTTCCCCTGATCGTTGCTGTTCTTCGATTCATCGGGATTTACGTGTGTACTAAAGGGCTTGAACGGCTGCATAAACGAGATGTTCGAGAGAGACGAGTGTGGCTCTTCACGCGGAGCCGCAGCGAAACGATCGACAAGATCGGTAACGCGTGAGCCGGGTTATCTCGATCGGCAAGCCGATGAAATTGCCGAGTGGGCTAGACGTAACAAGCGCGAGCACCAGGAGAACGCAGTCAACGCAAGCGTACGTCGAGCTATCGAGAACTCGTTCAAGAGTCAGCTGGAACAGCTGCGTAGTGAAAAATCGGTTGCGAAGCCTATCGTTTCAGCCGTACCGAGAAATAGTGACAAACCGAAGGGACGATCGACGCCGGAGAAGCTGCAGGTACGCATTTATCATACAAAACATTAAAAAGCGAAATTCAAACTAATtatgtaaatttatattttctgtAGAATAAAAACCAGGCGAATATCGAAAAATCGAACGCTAAGAAATCCAAGGAGATCGAAGAGACGCGAGTCCTTCTGGACATAATCAACGGCGAACTGTCAGCTCGGAGCAGCAGCGACGCGAAGCGAATCATGGACGCTGTGATCCAGGAGCTAGTAGTGGCCAAGGAAAAGGAAAAAGCAACGAAGGCTTCGGATTACGAAACGGATAGCTTGGAAAAATCGAAGGTCAGCAGGAAATCTTCGAGTTCACCTGTCTCGACAACGGATGACAAGTCTAGCCCAGCGTTGTCGACGGCTCTACCTATGGACGAGGAACTGACCATGAGGAATGCCATGATCGACGTGCAGATCAGCGAAACGATATCGACGAAAACGAACAGCGTCGTTAAGAACGTAAGTTTACTTGTCTgactaattttaattataataaaataagaataagcCATAAAACCATTGTTTCCGAAAAAATAACAGCATAATCTACCGGAGCTAGTACCTCTGCGACCGGAGAACTACGCGTTAGTGAGCGAAGTCTACGTGAACGACGGCTATGCAAGTCCAACCGGTAGCGACGATGATTCAGGCCCGGAGATTCAGTACGAGCCGGAAAATCCAGGACACCTGACCATCAAAGTCGTCGACTCGCCGAAGAATTACGTGAAGCAAGACGAGTCCGAGTACGAGCCCGACACGCTCGACAGGAAATCGATGAAGCTCAAGATTAACGGTGACATCACGTACGACAGCCAGGATATCGTCAACGAGGTTTACGTCGACTCGCTAGAGAGATCCTCGCAAATCATGCTCAAGAGCAAGAGGAGCTTCAGGGAAGAGAATGGTATAAACATATTAATTTTGTGTATTGGCGCTAGACTACAAGCTTTCGATGACTAGACAACTGAGttgtttttcaattaaattttgcttGCGGGGAATCCATTAATTTTCATCAttcaataaacaataataaatatcttgATCAATTTTGCCACTTCGCAGACACGGAAAGTGCAGTAAAGCCACCGCGTGAGTACAACAGCCTGCGTGAGATCTACGAGGCTCGTCTCAagtaccagcagcagcagcaacaaaagCAACAAGACCAGAAAGAGAAGCAAAATACTGAGCTGATAGAAAAGAGTGAAGAACACGACAACGATGGCAGCGAAAAGGACAAGGATCGATCGGACAGTTGGCGCGCCAACAGCTGCAAGTGCACGAGTCCGCTGTTACCGCGACACGAGCGTCGCCAGCGCAAAGCCGATAACCAGCCGGACGTCGTGCCAAAACCACCTCCAGCTCCACCGACGCCGGATAACGAGGCGAAACCACCGCCTGCACCGCCGAAGATGAAAGCTGTCAATCATTTCGGTATGAGATTGCAACAGTGTCAAAGCTTATTTTTGAAGA is from Nasonia vitripennis strain AsymCx chromosome 1, Nvit_psr_1.1, whole genome shotgun sequence and encodes:
- the LOC100678304 gene encoding uncharacterized protein LOC100678304 yields the protein MPSLSFLIFSLSCHHVLQLALADEITVRRQSDGDVFAILGSCNEACMVLSSNTASPLGSAPSAFNGNYNDSCTCQCNYDLPVFREDLTICVDHIQECQSSVSGYFVSGSGLVERVPYVFLPVQAGQIIHPDAEIKFEGVGSPICVITGVQQVGINGWTELRNISNGEFPLRLYRDEERTFLQWVGEARLRESAEGKIVIVKLACKDAYPAATFHGVFTPCITFRVSGSPSRSSIKEVSFSSDIPIQQGLTSAEYTAIGVSSVILALIYVATICLYLHSRKSRRKASENDEPESGQRGFDVVNVCPSDNEGQGQVKSNPLLSISRHFESDTNSAISEADLADKLLQSESESDIENQVTSAIIHPHEDYSEPHEQNCNAGPIIGERLPEEDVRVIETTADHGGQHNMPIFPGTQRRKLYFNPAYFERQLLLAPPPAAIEFLLKIREVISIAKHKMAAKRFVPTLNEIPEETSSDRQSSDGRAGKSHRKRANSVQNHSARSLRCSGCPGCSHGSSTPSLPNSRGLTDNGPTIGPISGESRVRAWLEDVKLLDTRWKSLEEERLLLSRKEQQTAEVERVVRDVDAESARMSTKSLPPIFREGLNGCINEMFERDECGSSRGAAAKRSTRSVTREPGYLDRQADEIAEWARRNKREHQENAVNASVRRAIENSFKSQLEQLRSEKSVAKPIVSAVPRNSDKPKGRSTPEKLQNKNQANIEKSNAKKSKEIEETRVLLDIINGELSARSSSDAKRIMDAVIQELVVAKEKEKATKASDYETDSLEKSKVSRKSSSSPVSTTDDKSSPALSTALPMDEELTMRNAMIDVQISETISTKTNSVVKNHNLPELVPLRPENYALVSEVYVNDGYASPTGSDDDSGPEIQYEPENPGHLTIKVVDSPKNYVKQDESEYEPDTLDRKSMKLKINGDITYDSQDIVNEVYVDSLERSSQIMLKSKRSFREENDTESAVKPPREYNSLREIYEARLKYQQQQQQKQQDQKEKQNTELIEKSEEHDNDGSEKDKDRSDSWRANSCKCTSPLLPRHERRQRKADNQPDVVPKPPPAPPTPDNEAKPPPAPPKMKAVNHFVAKNAQDRSLTGAGNPTTCEEAPVAKEAAPVVGKPPAIGRKPNAAGGSNDRNTAAKSMKESTTSNGDKTLMNEKDVNEKSELVPNEVDNGPEVAELVNVDEERRNERRQQYRRFSKWRNSPNNERSSSRSPNRRSGRNRSQRKSSRSSSRSQSRKREAESENRHQQAPQPPTSPTACTFEDSAYVSSPESTGSRRRLLKLHDDDRQAHRSHSNGNNNWASCTESDESTSGNGANSESGAESIETDSVFFGNFRARAERERLAAANRQRHGHHQNNDRGGGAASGLQQRPINYQAFQIKSRVY